One window of the Trifolium pratense cultivar HEN17-A07 linkage group LG2, ARS_RC_1.1, whole genome shotgun sequence genome contains the following:
- the LOC123910124 gene encoding vascular-related unknown protein 1-like, which translates to MSSVISKAPSSNSTEESGWTTYFDDFFNNNSDDSYNKYSSTSSSLLSDATSLVHKNVLSHNEHVEIVKEFYLNKNGKTGSSFNERKNIVDHALEDTATSPPLNSLKEKGNTSGQKELSLNEKDSDCTELKREVFV; encoded by the exons ATGAGTTCCGTAATAAGCAAAGCTCCTTCTTCTAATTCCACTGAGGAGAGTGGATGGACTACATATTTTGATGACTTCTTTAACAACAACAGTGATGATAGCTACAACAAGTATTCTTCTACTTCATCCTCCCTTCTCTCAGATGCCACTTCTTTGGTTCACAAAAATGTATTATCTCATAATGAACATGTTGAGATTGTTAAGGAgttttatttgaataaaaatggtaaaactGGTTCAAGTTTCAACGAGAGAAAAAATATCGTTGATCATGCTTTGGAAGACACGGCAACCTCTCCTCCACTCAATAGTCTcaag GAGAAAGGCAACACCTCTGGACAAAAAGAATTGAGTTTAAATGAGAAGGATAGTGACTGCACAGAACTAAAGAGAGAGGTCTTTGTGTAG
- the LOC123904701 gene encoding uncharacterized mitochondrial protein AtMg00810-like, producing MTKPNFFVQENFEKCPREHTLFVKQSDQGNILIVSLYVNDLIYTSNNEEMFESFKASMKSKFAMTDLGRMRYFLGVEIKQSDSGIFIYQQKSAQDIILKFGMENCNKVCSPIVPGNRLMKDENGKIVDATVYRQLTGSLMYLLATRPDLAFSVCLIARYMKRPTKLHLAAAKRVLRYIQGTLNFGILYTRSNDCELKGRTDSDYAGDIDDRKSTSDYVYMYGNGAISWSSKKQAIVTLSTTEVEYVAAASCACQGVWLRRILEQLKQTHMTGTTILCDNTSSIKLSKNPVMHGRCKHIDVRYHFLRDLIKDGTVEMSFCSSQDQIADIMIKALKLETFCNLRTRLGMCDLIEVT from the coding sequence ATGACAAAACCTAATTTCTTTGTgcaagaaaattttgaaaaatgccCTCGTGAACATACCTTATTTGTCAAGCAATCTGATCAAGGCAACATTCTAATTGTCAGTTTATATGTAAATGATCTCATATACACTAGTAATAATGAAGAGATGTTTGAAAGTTTTAAAGCATCCATGAAAAGCAAGTTTGCTATGACGGATCTAGGAAGAATGAGATACTTCCTTGGAGTAGAAATAAAACAAAGTGACAGTGGAATCTTCATCTATCAGCAGAAGTCTGCTCAGGACATCATTCTTAAGTTTGGAATGGAGAATTGTAACAAGGTGTGTAGTCCCATTGTGCCAGGTAACAGACTTatgaaagatgaaaatggaaaaattgttgatgcAACTGTGTATAGGCAATTGACTGGAAGCCTAATGTATCTTCTTGCTACTAGGCCAGATCTTGCATTCTCTGTGTGCCTAATTGCTAGATATATGAAGAGGCCTACAAAACTTCACTTAGCAGCAGCAAAAAGAGTACTTAGATACATTCAAGGCACCTTGAATTTTGGTATTTTGTATACAAGAAGCAATGACTGTGAACTTAAGGGCCGGACTGACTCTGACTATGCAGGAGACAtagatgatagaaaaagtaCTTCAGACTATGTGTATATGTATGGAAATGGAGCTATATCATGGTCATCTAAGAAACAAGCCATTGTCACTTTATCTACCACTGAAGTTGAGTATGTTGCTGCAGCATCTTGTGCCTGCCAAGGTGTATGGTTGAGAAGAATTTTGGAGCAGCTTAAGCAAACACACATGACTGGAACTACAATTCTCTGTGACAATACCTCTTCCATCAAACTTTCAAAGAATCCAGTTATGCATGGTAGGTGTAAGCACATAGATGTTAGATATCATTTTCTCAGAGATTTGATCAAGGATGGAACTGTGGAGATGAGTTTCTGCTCATCACAGGATCAAATAGCAGATATAATGATTAAAGCATTGAAGCTAGAGACTTTTTGCAATTTGAGAACAAGGCTTGGAATGTGTGACTTGATTGAAGTTACTTGA